The following are encoded in a window of Deinococcus sp. Marseille-Q6407 genomic DNA:
- a CDS encoding type II toxin-antitoxin system death-on-curing family toxin, translated as MIYFTEAEILYFHDRVLAQFGGTPGVRDSGLLRSALEQPAMSVFGQETHPTPELKAAAYLYHLARNHPFIDGNKRTAYTAMALFLRLNAIRLQANEDELFDLTLAVANGQMSKAEIAMWIAERR; from the coding sequence ATGATCTATTTTACTGAGGCGGAGATTCTCTACTTCCACGACCGCGTCTTAGCCCAGTTCGGTGGAACGCCAGGTGTCCGGGACAGCGGCTTGCTCCGCTCCGCCCTAGAACAGCCGGCCATGAGTGTCTTTGGGCAGGAGACCCATCCCACGCCAGAGCTGAAAGCGGCCGCTTACCTGTACCATTTGGCGCGGAATCATCCTTTTATCGATGGGAACAAGCGCACAGCCTATACGGCCATGGCCCTGTTTTTGCGCCTAAACGCAATACGGCTTCAGGCCAATGAGGACGAACTGTTCGATTTGACGTTGGCCGTTGCCAATGGCCAGATGAGCAAGGCAGAGATTGCTATGTGGATAGCCGAGCGGCGCTGA